A stretch of Pseudoprevotella muciniphila DNA encodes these proteins:
- a CDS encoding IMP cyclohydrolase: MAETKKIKTALISVFHKDGLDDLLSALHADGVEFLSTGGTQQFIESLGFPCRKVEDVTGYPSILGGRVKTLHPKVFGGILGRRGLEGDVEQMESYDIPAIDLVIVDLYPFEQTVASGASEADIIEKIDIGGISLIRAGAKNFNDVVIIPSKAEYKPLLEIVKAQGASTTLEQRREFATKAFGVSSHYDTAIHNWFSGK; the protein is encoded by the coding sequence ATGGCCGAAACAAAGAAAATCAAGACAGCCCTTATTTCTGTATTTCACAAGGACGGTTTGGATGACCTTCTGAGCGCTCTTCACGCCGATGGTGTGGAATTTTTGTCAACCGGTGGCACACAGCAGTTCATTGAATCACTGGGTTTCCCCTGCCGCAAGGTGGAGGACGTTACGGGCTACCCCTCCATTCTTGGTGGCCGCGTAAAGACGTTACACCCCAAGGTATTCGGTGGCATATTGGGTCGGCGCGGACTGGAAGGCGATGTGGAACAGATGGAGAGTTACGACATTCCTGCCATAGATCTTGTTATCGTTGACCTCTACCCCTTCGAGCAGACCGTTGCAAGCGGTGCGAGCGAGGCGGACATTATTGAGAAAATCGACATCGGCGGCATCAGCCTTATACGCGCAGGTGCAAAGAACTTCAACGATGTAGTCATCATTCCCTCCAAAGCCGAATATAAGCCATTGCTCGAGATTGTGAAGGCACAAGGCGCATCCACCACGCTGGAACAACGCCGCGAGTTCGCCACAAAGGCTTTTGGTGTGAGCAGCCATTACGACACAGCCATCCACAACTGGTTTTCCGGCAAATAA
- a CDS encoding heavy metal translocating P-type ATPase — translation MHQIFPVSGMACSACSANVERRLNALNGISYAAVNLVGRTATVDYDPAVITPEEMKTAVSDIGYDMVIEADRSAEQIEAQAYRRLKRLMIIAWTFAAVVMCTSMLPAFVSNATMANWMCLVFALACIVVCGRQFYVSALRQLRHFSANMDVLVAMSTFVAFCFSAFNTIWGERVWGARGMEWHTYFDAVTMIIAFVLTGRLLEEKAKDATSASIRLLMGLSPKTARLAEGGVLVPISTIEKGDLLEVRAGEKIPVDGKVVEAESFMTEDAVYVDESMISGEPTPVAKRKGDRVLAGTIPSQGRLHLRAQEVGEGTTLAHIIRMVEEAQNSKAPVQRIVDKAALVFVPVVIGITLLTFLLWWGIGGQAVLPRAILSAVSVLVIACPCAMGLATPTALMVGIGKAAERQVLVKDAAALELLRKVDAVVIDKTGTLTIPNQNVDFTKADNLPLEARESLKPHAAEAMRQLQEAGVEVYMMSGDKEDAARYWAEKAGVAHYSSQVLPQDKEKMVSELQSQGKVVAMVGDGINDTQALARADVSIAMGRGTDVAMDVAQVTLMTDDLRSIPAAVSLSRRTVSMIRQNLFWAFIYNIVCIPLAAGALCAFGIDLQITPMWAAALMALSSLSVVANSLRLR, via the coding sequence ATGCACCAAATCTTCCCAGTCTCCGGTATGGCGTGTTCTGCCTGTTCCGCCAATGTGGAGCGCAGGCTGAATGCGCTCAACGGTATTTCTTATGCCGCAGTGAACCTCGTGGGCCGCACTGCCACAGTGGACTATGACCCTGCTGTCATCACACCGGAGGAGATGAAAACCGCCGTGAGCGACATAGGCTACGACATGGTGATAGAGGCGGACCGCTCTGCAGAACAGATAGAGGCACAGGCATACCGCCGTCTGAAGCGGCTGATGATTATCGCATGGACGTTTGCAGCGGTGGTAATGTGTACTTCCATGCTTCCTGCATTTGTGAGTAACGCAACAATGGCGAACTGGATGTGCCTTGTTTTTGCTTTGGCTTGCATTGTGGTCTGCGGTAGGCAGTTCTATGTCTCTGCCTTGCGACAGTTGCGCCATTTCTCAGCCAACATGGACGTACTCGTGGCAATGTCCACCTTTGTGGCGTTCTGCTTCAGCGCGTTCAACACCATTTGGGGCGAGCGCGTGTGGGGAGCGCGCGGTATGGAGTGGCATACGTATTTCGATGCCGTAACGATGATTATCGCCTTTGTCCTTACAGGGCGACTGTTGGAAGAGAAGGCAAAGGATGCCACGTCCGCCAGCATCCGCCTGTTGATGGGACTTTCGCCAAAGACGGCACGCCTGGCAGAAGGTGGGGTGCTCGTACCCATTTCCACCATTGAGAAGGGCGACTTGCTCGAAGTGCGTGCCGGTGAGAAGATACCCGTTGACGGCAAAGTGGTCGAAGCAGAGAGTTTCATGACCGAAGATGCCGTGTATGTGGACGAGAGCATGATATCGGGCGAGCCCACCCCGGTTGCCAAGCGCAAGGGCGACAGGGTGCTTGCAGGCACCATACCTTCACAGGGCAGGCTGCACCTTCGTGCACAGGAAGTGGGGGAAGGCACAACGCTCGCACACATCATCCGCATGGTGGAAGAGGCACAGAACTCCAAGGCTCCCGTGCAACGCATAGTGGATAAGGCTGCACTCGTCTTTGTGCCCGTCGTCATCGGTATCACGCTGCTCACGTTCCTCCTCTGGTGGGGCATCGGCGGACAGGCGGTCCTGCCGCGTGCCATACTTTCTGCCGTGTCGGTGCTCGTCATAGCATGCCCCTGTGCCATGGGGCTTGCCACACCTACTGCCCTCATGGTGGGCATAGGCAAGGCGGCAGAGCGGCAGGTGCTCGTGAAAGATGCTGCGGCGTTGGAACTGCTGAGGAAGGTGGATGCTGTGGTAATAGACAAGACAGGCACACTGACCATTCCCAACCAGAACGTTGACTTTACGAAAGCCGATAATCTGCCCCTCGAAGCGCGCGAGTCGCTCAAACCCCATGCAGCCGAGGCAATGCGGCAGTTGCAGGAAGCAGGCGTGGAAGTGTATATGATGAGCGGCGACAAGGAAGACGCCGCAAGATATTGGGCAGAGAAGGCAGGTGTGGCGCACTATAGCAGTCAGGTCCTGCCGCAGGATAAGGAAAAAATGGTCAGCGAACTGCAGAGTCAGGGCAAGGTGGTGGCTATGGTGGGCGACGGCATCAACGACACGCAGGCTCTCGCACGTGCAGACGTCAGCATCGCCATGGGGCGGGGCACGGACGTGGCGATGGACGTGGCACAGGTTACGCTCATGACCGACGACCTGCGTAGCATACCTGCCGCCGTATCACTGTCGAGGCGCACGGTCAGCATGATTCGCCAGAACCTCTTCTGGGCTTTCATCTACAACATTGTCTGCATACCGCTCGCAGCCGGCGCACTCTGTGCCTTCGGCATAGATCTGCAGATAACACCCATGTGGGCTGCAGCGCTGATGGCACTCTCCAGCCTCTCCGTCGTGGCAAATAGCCTGAGACTGAGATAG
- a CDS encoding rod shape-determining protein, with translation MAKFSTFKIFEKFESLKNSRFLSNLFSFTQELAMDLGTANTVIISDGKIAVNEPSVVALDVHTDKMVSVGGQAKLMYEKTNSKIRVVRPLRDGVIADFNACEQMMRGLIRMANDGKHLFTPSLRMVIGVPSGSTEVELRAVRDSAEHAGGHDIFLLYEPMAAAIGIGLDVEAPEGNMIVDIGGGTTEIAVISLGGIVSNNSIKMAGDDFTTDIQEYMSRQHNVKVSERMAERIKINVGAALTDLGPNAPEDYLVHGPNRITALPMEVPVCYQEIAHCLEKSISKIEAAVLSALENTPPELYADIYNNGIYLTGGGALLRGLDKRLKDKVGINFIVADDPLLCVAKGTGIALKNTERFQFLMR, from the coding sequence ATGGCAAAATTCAGCACATTCAAGATATTTGAGAAGTTTGAGAGCCTGAAGAACAGCCGCTTCCTCTCCAACCTCTTTTCGTTCACACAAGAACTCGCCATGGACCTCGGCACGGCGAACACCGTCATCATCAGCGACGGCAAGATTGCCGTAAACGAGCCATCGGTAGTAGCCCTTGACGTACATACCGACAAGATGGTGTCCGTTGGCGGACAAGCCAAGTTGATGTATGAGAAGACGAACAGCAAAATTCGCGTGGTCCGTCCGTTGCGCGATGGTGTGATAGCCGACTTCAACGCCTGCGAACAGATGATGCGCGGCCTCATCCGCATGGCTAATGACGGCAAACACCTCTTCACCCCGAGCCTGCGCATGGTGATAGGCGTACCGAGCGGCTCAACAGAAGTGGAACTGCGCGCTGTACGCGATTCTGCGGAACATGCCGGCGGACACGACATCTTCCTGCTCTACGAGCCTATGGCTGCCGCGATAGGTATTGGCCTCGACGTGGAAGCCCCTGAAGGCAACATGATTGTTGACATTGGCGGTGGCACCACGGAGATTGCAGTAATTTCGCTCGGCGGCATCGTATCGAACAACAGTATCAAGATGGCTGGCGACGACTTCACCACCGACATTCAGGAATACATGAGCCGCCAGCATAACGTGAAGGTCAGCGAGCGTATGGCAGAGCGCATCAAGATCAATGTTGGTGCTGCCCTGACCGACCTCGGTCCCAACGCACCTGAGGACTACCTCGTGCATGGTCCTAACCGCATCACAGCCCTCCCGATGGAGGTGCCGGTATGTTATCAGGAGATAGCCCACTGCCTGGAAAAATCCATTTCGAAAATCGAAGCCGCTGTGCTCAGTGCGCTTGAAAACACACCACCGGAACTCTATGCCGACATATACAACAACGGCATCTACCTCACCGGTGGCGGTGCTCTGCTTCGAGGTCTCGACAAGCGCCTCAAGGACAAGGTAGGCATCAACTTCATCGTGGCAGACGACCCATTGCTCTGCGTGGCAAAGGGCACGGGCATTGCGCTGAAGAACACGGAGCGCTTCCAGTTCCTCATGCGATAG
- a CDS encoding NUDIX hydrolase, producing MELKDKSWTVIETEYLFRRPWLTARRDKLLLPNGKIHPEYYVLEYPDWVNVIAVTKDDDFVLVRQYRYGIRQTCFELVAGVVEQGEAPLDAAKRELLEETGFGGGRWTELMSIAPNASAMTNLSYSFLAVDVEKIDAQHLDETEDIDVFLYPKEKVYDMLSRGEFRQALMVAPLWKYFSGRM from the coding sequence ATGGAACTGAAAGACAAATCCTGGACAGTAATTGAGACGGAATATCTGTTTCGTCGTCCGTGGCTTACAGCGAGGAGGGATAAACTCCTTTTACCAAATGGGAAAATACATCCGGAGTATTATGTGCTGGAATACCCCGATTGGGTAAACGTTATTGCTGTTACGAAGGATGACGATTTCGTTCTTGTCCGTCAATATCGTTATGGTATCAGGCAGACATGCTTCGAACTTGTGGCAGGTGTGGTAGAGCAAGGCGAAGCACCCCTCGATGCTGCAAAGCGGGAACTGTTGGAAGAAACAGGCTTTGGCGGAGGCAGATGGACAGAACTGATGAGTATAGCCCCAAATGCCAGCGCGATGACAAATCTGTCTTATAGTTTTCTGGCTGTAGATGTAGAGAAAATCGATGCTCAGCATCTTGACGAGACAGAGGACATCGATGTGTTTCTTTATCCCAAGGAAAAGGTGTACGACATGCTCTCGCGTGGCGAGTTTCGGCAGGCGCTCATGGTGGCACCGCTTTGGAAATACTTTTCAGGCAGAATGTAG
- the mreC gene encoding rod shape-determining protein MreC, translated as MRNLIELFHKYNYVFLFVLLQAVSMFMLFSFNDYQGSVALTSANSAVATVDRLYGDMEAYSKLKGTNASLTDSITRLQMENSVLRRELAAAKRDTAATEREVLNTLNKYRLIPALVVSNSNSDDLNNYIIIDKGERDGIKEYYGVVSGGGVIGIVSLVGERYSLVIPVVNRKSSISCRIRGKDYFGYLGWDGGKKLYGYVDDIPRYADVKVGDCIETNGYSEIFPPGIFIGRVTRIDDAPDGQSYRLIVNLGIDFANLRNVNVIASSFRAEVDTLRNHAAIIDGSAEEKKP; from the coding sequence ATGAGAAATCTGATTGAGTTATTCCATAAGTACAACTACGTATTCCTCTTTGTCCTCTTGCAGGCAGTGAGCATGTTCATGTTGTTCAGTTTCAACGACTATCAGGGCAGTGTGGCACTGACATCTGCCAATTCTGCCGTGGCCACAGTTGACCGCCTGTATGGCGACATGGAAGCCTATTCCAAACTTAAAGGCACCAATGCCTCGCTGACCGACTCCATCACCCGTCTTCAGATGGAAAACAGCGTGCTGCGTCGGGAACTGGCAGCCGCCAAGCGCGACACGGCAGCCACAGAGCGCGAGGTGCTCAACACGCTCAACAAATACAGGCTCATCCCCGCCCTCGTTGTGTCGAACAGCAATTCCGACGACCTGAACAACTACATCATCATCGACAAAGGCGAGCGCGACGGCATCAAGGAATATTATGGCGTGGTGTCGGGCGGCGGCGTGATAGGCATTGTCAGCCTCGTAGGAGAGCGCTATTCGCTGGTGATACCTGTAGTAAACAGAAAATCGAGCATCAGTTGCCGTATTCGCGGCAAGGACTATTTCGGCTACCTGGGCTGGGACGGCGGCAAGAAACTCTACGGCTACGTGGACGACATTCCTCGCTATGCCGACGTGAAAGTGGGCGACTGCATAGAGACAAACGGCTACTCCGAGATTTTCCCACCGGGCATCTTCATCGGCAGGGTTACACGCATTGACGATGCCCCCGATGGTCAGTCCTACCGCCTCATCGTCAATCTGGGCATCGACTTTGCCAACCTGCGCAACGTTAATGTCATCGCCTCGTCGTTCAGGGCAGAAGTTGACACCCTGCGCAATCATGCAGCCATCATAGACGGGTCGGCAGAAGAAAAGAAACCCTAA
- the rodA gene encoding rod shape-determining protein RodA produces MSTPLQTLTARKSTFSVDWLVLLLYLTLIVFGWLSVCGASHEFGDTDIFSWSSRSGKQLVWIICSFGLGFCLLMIDEKYFDMLAAFLYVSMMLLLLITPLLATNTKGSLSWIKLGPVSLQPAEFAKCATSLAVAKMFSQFGFSLGKRKDLLRAVGLVMLPMVLIVMQRETGSALVYLAFFLVFYREGMYGSVLFCVFAAVLYFVVGLRYANDIMPATTASVGEYVVLVLIFFFTIGFIHTYLPRERLRKPLIYGVGCSIAAYLFSWIVKPFDVSIVQIIILVMMIFYLLWQGLTLHKRAYHLIAVFAIGSVCFLYASDFALNNVLQEHQQQRINVLLGIDSSVTGAGYNVHQSKIAIGSGGLHGKGFMNGTQTKLKYVPEQDTDFIFCTVGEEQGFIGSAAVLSLFLALILRLIWLAERQSTIFGRVYGYCVLSILFFHVFINVGMVMGLTPVIGIPLPFFSYGGSSLWGFTILLFIFLRMDACDRVRLHV; encoded by the coding sequence ATGAGCACACCACTGCAAACACTCACCGCACGTAAGTCGACATTCTCGGTTGACTGGCTCGTCCTGTTGCTCTATCTGACACTTATCGTGTTCGGATGGCTCAGCGTGTGCGGTGCGAGCCATGAATTCGGCGATACCGACATTTTCAGTTGGTCGAGCCGATCAGGCAAGCAGTTGGTTTGGATTATATGCTCGTTCGGATTAGGTTTCTGCCTCCTCATGATTGACGAGAAATACTTCGACATGCTGGCAGCCTTCCTATATGTGTCGATGATGTTGCTGCTGCTTATCACGCCCTTATTGGCTACCAACACCAAGGGGTCGCTCTCGTGGATAAAATTAGGCCCCGTTAGCCTTCAGCCGGCAGAATTTGCGAAATGTGCCACCTCTCTCGCTGTGGCAAAAATGTTCAGTCAGTTCGGTTTCTCTTTAGGCAAACGTAAAGACCTTCTCAGGGCGGTGGGGCTCGTTATGCTCCCGATGGTGCTCATCGTCATGCAGCGCGAAACGGGTTCTGCGTTGGTTTACCTCGCTTTCTTCCTTGTGTTCTACCGCGAAGGCATGTATGGCAGTGTGCTATTCTGTGTGTTCGCCGCGGTGCTTTATTTTGTGGTGGGTCTGCGCTATGCCAACGACATCATGCCCGCCACTACTGCCTCTGTGGGCGAATACGTTGTGCTCGTACTGATATTCTTTTTCACCATAGGGTTTATCCACACCTACCTGCCGCGCGAAAGGCTGCGTAAGCCCTTAATATATGGTGTGGGCTGCTCAATAGCGGCTTATCTCTTCTCGTGGATAGTGAAGCCCTTCGATGTGAGTATCGTGCAGATCATCATTCTCGTTATGATGATATTCTATCTGCTTTGGCAGGGACTTACACTCCACAAACGCGCCTACCACCTCATTGCCGTCTTTGCCATAGGGTCGGTATGCTTCCTCTATGCCTCCGACTTCGCGCTGAACAACGTGCTTCAGGAGCACCAGCAGCAGCGCATCAATGTGCTTCTCGGCATCGACTCGAGTGTAACCGGCGCGGGCTACAATGTGCATCAGAGCAAGATAGCCATCGGTTCGGGCGGCCTGCACGGGAAAGGCTTCATGAACGGCACTCAGACCAAACTGAAATATGTGCCCGAGCAGGACACCGACTTCATTTTCTGCACAGTGGGCGAAGAGCAAGGCTTCATCGGTTCGGCAGCGGTGCTCAGTCTGTTCCTGGCGCTGATACTTCGACTGATATGGCTGGCAGAACGACAAAGCACCATCTTCGGGCGAGTCTATGGCTACTGCGTGTTGAGCATATTGTTCTTCCACGTCTTCATCAATGTGGGCATGGTGATGGGCCTGACACCAGTCATCGGCATACCATTGCCGTTCTTCAGTTACGGCGGTTCCTCGCTATGGGGATTTACCATCCTGCTATTCATCTTCCTGAGAATGGATGCCTGCGACCGCGTGCGACTCCATGTATAA
- the mrdA gene encoding penicillin-binding protein 2, with protein MPNTLKFTNRKYVIGGIAICIIAIYVIRLFALQMLDNTYKQSADSNAVRRDVLFPSRGQIRDRNDSLLVYDESSYNIMVNMMEQHGVDTLEFCKTLGITKQDYINKMLDIKDDKKNPSYSRYKPQVFMTQIKPEDISVLREKLFRFKGFYVERRSMRHYAGSVGAHILGDVGEASENDIREDFYYQNGDLIGKLGVERSYEKELRGEKGVQLMMRDVRGRTLGRYKDGLYDTKPVPGKDIKLTIDIKLQELAERLLQNKLGAIVAIEPQTGEVLCMASSPTFDPQRMVGRERGKYVQELTKDSMRPMFNRAIMGAYPPGSTFKPTQGLIGLQEHIITPNTSFSCNHGFEMKGLHLNCHSHPAPLSLVPALGTSCNAFFCWNLYRMFKDREHFTSQDEAMTRWKDHLVSMGYGYRLGIDLPGEKRGMIPNAQYYDKYLKKWGPLSVISISIGQGEVTATPLQIANLAATIANRGYFYTPHVVKEVAGGRIDPKFSEKRNTTIDAGYYRYIVAGMRSAVMKGTCVNAAIPGIEVCGKTGTAQNHGKDHSAFMGFAPMNEPKIAVAVYVENGGFGAVFGVPIGKLIMEQYLNGELSSESKSQASEIQHKRIDYSAQSMRREREKERQKKAARENKRRKQN; from the coding sequence ATGCCAAACACGCTGAAATTCACGAATCGAAAGTATGTAATAGGCGGTATTGCAATCTGCATCATCGCCATTTACGTCATCCGGCTTTTTGCCTTGCAGATGCTCGACAACACCTACAAGCAGTCTGCCGATTCGAATGCTGTGCGGCGCGACGTGTTGTTCCCTTCCCGCGGTCAGATACGCGACCGCAACGACTCCCTGCTGGTTTACGACGAATCGTCCTACAACATCATGGTCAACATGATGGAGCAGCATGGTGTGGACACACTCGAATTCTGCAAGACCCTCGGCATCACGAAGCAGGACTACATCAACAAGATGCTTGATATTAAGGACGACAAGAAGAACCCTTCCTACTCTCGCTACAAGCCACAGGTGTTCATGACACAAATCAAGCCTGAGGACATCTCCGTGCTCCGCGAAAAACTGTTCCGCTTCAAGGGCTTCTACGTTGAGCGCCGCTCCATGCGCCACTATGCCGGCAGCGTTGGTGCACACATCCTCGGCGATGTGGGCGAAGCGAGCGAGAACGACATCCGCGAGGACTTCTACTATCAGAACGGCGACCTCATCGGCAAGTTGGGCGTTGAGCGTTCGTACGAAAAGGAACTGCGCGGCGAGAAAGGCGTACAACTCATGATGCGCGATGTGCGTGGCCGTACCCTCGGCCGCTATAAGGACGGGCTCTACGACACGAAGCCTGTGCCCGGAAAGGACATCAAACTGACCATCGACATCAAGTTGCAGGAGTTGGCAGAACGTCTGCTTCAGAACAAACTCGGCGCCATAGTTGCCATAGAACCCCAAACCGGTGAAGTGCTCTGCATGGCATCATCGCCCACATTCGACCCACAGCGCATGGTGGGACGGGAACGCGGCAAATATGTGCAGGAACTGACCAAGGACTCCATGCGTCCGATGTTCAACAGAGCCATCATGGGTGCCTATCCCCCGGGATCGACGTTCAAACCCACACAAGGACTGATAGGTCTGCAAGAACACATCATCACGCCCAACACCTCCTTCTCCTGCAACCATGGTTTTGAGATGAAAGGGCTTCATCTGAACTGCCACAGCCATCCCGCGCCGCTAAGCCTCGTGCCCGCGCTCGGCACATCGTGCAACGCCTTCTTCTGCTGGAACCTCTACCGCATGTTTAAGGACCGCGAGCATTTCACCTCTCAGGACGAAGCGATGACACGCTGGAAGGACCACCTCGTCTCCATGGGCTATGGCTACCGTCTTGGCATCGACCTGCCCGGCGAAAAGCGAGGCATGATTCCTAATGCGCAGTACTACGACAAATACCTGAAGAAATGGGGACCGCTGAGCGTCATATCCATCTCCATCGGACAGGGAGAGGTAACAGCCACACCGCTACAGATAGCCAACCTGGCAGCAACGATAGCCAATCGCGGCTATTTCTACACGCCCCACGTGGTGAAGGAAGTGGCAGGCGGACGCATCGACCCCAAATTCAGCGAAAAGCGCAACACCACCATCGATGCAGGCTACTACCGCTACATTGTGGCTGGTATGCGTAGCGCCGTGATGAAAGGCACCTGCGTCAACGCTGCCATACCCGGCATCGAGGTATGCGGCAAGACCGGTACGGCACAGAACCACGGCAAGGACCACTCGGCATTTATGGGATTTGCACCGATGAACGAGCCGAAAATCGCCGTGGCGGTATATGTAGAGAATGGCGGATTCGGGGCTGTATTCGGTGTGCCTATCGGGAAACTCATCATGGAACAGTATCTCAACGGCGAACTCTCGTCCGAATCGAAGTCGCAAGCCTCCGAGATACAGCACAAGCGCATCGACTATTCCGCACAGAGCATGAGGCGCGAGCGCGAGAAAGAACGCCAGAAGAAAGCCGCCCGCGAGAACAAGCGCAGAAAACAAAACTAA
- a CDS encoding rod shape-determining protein MreD yields MIKTVLYRVKWFFLLYFLQVILFNHIHIFGYATPMTYIFFFMMLPSNTRHWIYVALGFAMGFLIDLFTNTPGVGASAVCITGFCTPWLLKLFAPSGYAFEEPFEPSSRTMEWLPFIRFTVAMALVNTFAYYLIESFSFFNIGFLLLSTLLSTLITVVFVCGIEFLKNGTSKKKAP; encoded by the coding sequence ATGATTAAAACCGTATTATATCGCGTCAAGTGGTTTTTCTTGCTGTATTTCCTGCAAGTCATCCTCTTCAACCATATCCACATCTTCGGATATGCCACCCCCATGACGTACATCTTCTTCTTCATGATGCTCCCCAGCAACACACGTCATTGGATTTACGTGGCGCTCGGTTTTGCCATGGGTTTCCTAATCGACCTCTTCACGAACACCCCCGGTGTGGGCGCTTCAGCGGTATGCATCACCGGTTTCTGCACCCCTTGGCTGCTCAAACTCTTCGCACCTTCGGGCTATGCCTTTGAGGAGCCTTTCGAGCCATCATCGAGGACAATGGAATGGCTGCCGTTCATCCGCTTCACTGTGGCTATGGCATTGGTCAACACTTTTGCTTATTATCTGATAGAATCCTTCTCGTTCTTCAACATCGGTTTCTTATTGCTCAGCACACTCCTAAGCACCTTAATTACTGTGGTTTTCGTCTGCGGCATAGAATTCCTGAAGAACGGCACAAGCAAGAAGAAAGCCCCTTAA
- a CDS encoding heavy-metal-associated domain-containing protein, whose translation MEKKIVNVQGMKCAHCKASVEAALMAIGGVSAAEADLEKKQVSVECADEVSQDAIVDAIEGAGRFYVE comes from the coding sequence ATGGAAAAGAAGATAGTCAACGTGCAAGGCATGAAGTGCGCCCATTGCAAGGCGAGTGTGGAGGCTGCTCTTATGGCGATTGGCGGTGTGAGTGCTGCTGAAGCCGACCTTGAGAAGAAGCAGGTGTCGGTGGAATGTGCCGACGAAGTGAGCCAGGATGCCATCGTGGATGCCATCGAAGGTGCAGGACGCTTCTATGTGGAATAA